In Amycolatopsis sp. EV170708-02-1, the following are encoded in one genomic region:
- a CDS encoding AAA family ATPase, producing the protein MWLATPRPTSVSVRAGSTALVGRDVEVSAIVKILLRRPAAVLIEGEPGMGRSRLLEELAGRREFAAARVLSGACQPMREPFPFGPLLEALRSAGDRPLGPLSPVAGVLRPLLPELAESLPPQPEPLADPCAERHRQFRAVRELLIACGPTLVLIDDLQWADEGTRDLLRFLAAAMPAELAVVAAYRTGSPSGHGAGIPFRTPPNVQTARVTLGPLDLDAVGKLAEELLDLPRVSASFTAKLHESTAGIPFVVEETLRALRDAAGRLPIGEVLGDRLLESLEVPISLREAITERLDALPGPAVRLARAAAVLAVPSEPAVIGELACLDGDDLRTALLSTLDGGVLGELGGDRYGFRHPLARKAVYDTISGPERTLLHSRAIKVLAEQPAPPLTLLANHSRAAGRTGQWRHYAEAAADEAIARGDTSRAIDLLQSVLAEAGLGEDDIARLATKLSQVALRGFRPDVIETLERILEDLTELRPSVRGTIRLSLGMLLVRTIGRLGRGRVEVEKAITELVDEPELAARGINLLAQPIDGLTPLSWHEVWMDRAREVFDRIEDPELRLALLGDRISTQAHIGDGSAWTEFTELAEQGGVADGVAERVQLARLWCNLADAQSWAGHLTRAEKLVTEGIRRATDAGALYAAGLAQGTRVRLDWVRGDWSGLAEATEQLRDGYPDLGPIVMECSLVLGGLAAVRGEFAAAQRHLAAASVHAPEHGPIPVVLSAAGVLIRVLLATDDVDGACAAADNAVAAARRKGVWVWAAALVPAAAEAYTRAGRWSEADAVVEEFARGIDGKDSPVSRVALLAGRAILLDARGKHPAAATVFDEAAAGYEALPMPYQAIGARERAALCRLTAGRLDAGRLTAGDRKAIEELAAAAEAYERLGATRDAGRCRHLLREHGAWAPSQRGRRGYGQELSPRELEVARMLSDGRTNREIADGLFLSPRTVEQHVAKVLRKLGARSRTDVARRMTNYAPAAADR; encoded by the coding sequence ATGTGGCTTGCCACCCCTCGCCCGACCTCGGTTTCGGTCCGCGCCGGATCGACGGCATTAGTGGGCCGCGACGTCGAGGTCTCGGCGATCGTGAAGATCCTGCTGCGCCGTCCCGCCGCCGTGCTGATCGAAGGCGAACCCGGGATGGGCCGCAGCAGGCTGCTCGAAGAGCTGGCCGGACGCCGCGAGTTCGCGGCCGCCCGCGTGCTTTCGGGTGCCTGCCAGCCGATGCGCGAACCGTTCCCGTTCGGGCCGCTGCTCGAAGCGCTGCGGTCGGCGGGCGACCGGCCGCTCGGGCCGCTCAGCCCGGTGGCCGGGGTGCTGAGACCCTTGCTGCCCGAACTGGCGGAAAGCCTTCCGCCCCAACCGGAACCGCTCGCCGACCCGTGCGCCGAACGCCACCGCCAGTTCCGCGCCGTCCGTGAACTCCTGATCGCCTGCGGGCCCACGCTCGTCCTGATCGACGACCTCCAGTGGGCCGACGAAGGCACCCGTGACCTCTTGCGTTTCCTCGCCGCCGCGATGCCCGCCGAGCTCGCCGTCGTCGCGGCCTACCGGACCGGTTCCCCGTCCGGGCACGGTGCGGGGATCCCGTTCCGCACCCCGCCGAACGTCCAGACCGCCCGCGTGACGCTGGGCCCGCTCGATCTCGACGCCGTCGGGAAGCTCGCGGAGGAACTGCTGGACCTGCCGAGGGTTTCCGCGTCGTTCACCGCGAAGCTCCACGAAAGCACCGCCGGGATCCCGTTCGTGGTCGAGGAGACCCTGCGGGCATTGCGGGACGCGGCGGGGCGGCTGCCGATCGGTGAAGTGCTGGGCGACCGGCTGCTGGAAAGCCTCGAAGTCCCGATCTCCCTGCGCGAGGCCATCACCGAACGGCTCGACGCGCTGCCCGGCCCCGCCGTCCGGCTCGCCCGCGCCGCGGCGGTGCTCGCCGTCCCGTCCGAACCGGCGGTGATCGGCGAACTCGCCTGCCTCGACGGCGACGACCTCCGCACCGCCCTTTTGTCCACTTTGGATGGCGGTGTCCTCGGCGAACTCGGCGGCGACCGCTACGGTTTTCGGCATCCCTTGGCCCGCAAGGCCGTTTACGACACGATCAGCGGTCCGGAACGGACTCTGCTGCATTCGCGCGCCATCAAGGTGCTCGCCGAGCAGCCCGCCCCGCCGCTGACCCTGCTGGCGAACCATTCGCGTGCGGCGGGACGGACCGGGCAATGGCGCCACTACGCCGAAGCCGCCGCCGACGAGGCCATCGCCCGCGGCGACACCTCACGCGCCATCGACCTGCTCCAGTCCGTGCTGGCCGAGGCGGGGCTCGGCGAGGACGACATCGCCCGGCTGGCCACGAAACTCAGCCAGGTCGCGCTGCGCGGGTTCCGCCCGGACGTCATCGAGACACTGGAACGGATCCTCGAAGACCTCACCGAACTGCGGCCGAGCGTGCGCGGGACGATCCGCCTCAGCCTCGGGATGCTGCTGGTCCGCACGATCGGGCGGCTCGGCCGCGGCCGGGTCGAGGTGGAGAAGGCCATCACCGAACTGGTCGACGAGCCGGAGCTGGCCGCACGCGGGATCAACCTGCTCGCCCAGCCGATCGACGGGCTGACCCCCTTGTCCTGGCACGAGGTCTGGATGGATCGTGCCCGCGAGGTCTTCGACCGGATCGAAGACCCGGAGCTGCGGCTCGCCCTGCTCGGCGACCGGATCTCCACCCAGGCGCATATCGGCGACGGCTCGGCCTGGACCGAGTTCACCGAACTGGCCGAACAGGGCGGCGTAGCAGATGGGGTCGCCGAACGGGTCCAGCTGGCGCGGCTGTGGTGCAACCTCGCCGACGCGCAGTCCTGGGCAGGCCATCTGACCAGGGCGGAAAAGCTGGTCACGGAAGGGATCCGCCGCGCGACCGACGCCGGCGCGCTCTACGCCGCCGGCCTCGCGCAGGGCACCAGGGTCCGGCTCGACTGGGTGCGCGGCGACTGGTCCGGGCTCGCGGAGGCCACCGAGCAGCTCCGCGACGGCTACCCCGACCTCGGCCCGATCGTCATGGAATGCTCGCTCGTCCTCGGCGGGCTGGCCGCCGTACGCGGGGAATTCGCCGCCGCGCAACGACATCTGGCCGCGGCGAGCGTGCACGCCCCGGAACACGGGCCCATCCCGGTCGTCCTGTCGGCGGCGGGTGTGCTGATCCGGGTGCTCCTCGCCACGGACGACGTCGACGGGGCGTGCGCGGCGGCCGACAACGCCGTCGCGGCGGCCCGGCGCAAGGGCGTCTGGGTGTGGGCGGCGGCGCTGGTCCCCGCCGCGGCCGAGGCCTACACGCGCGCCGGACGCTGGTCGGAGGCGGACGCCGTGGTGGAGGAATTCGCCCGCGGGATCGACGGCAAGGATTCGCCGGTCTCCCGGGTCGCGCTGCTCGCCGGCCGGGCGATCCTGCTCGACGCCCGCGGCAAACATCCCGCCGCGGCAACGGTTTTCGACGAGGCCGCGGCCGGTTACGAAGCCCTGCCGATGCCGTATCAGGCCATCGGCGCCCGCGAGCGGGCGGCGCTGTGCCGCCTGACCGCCGGCCGCCTCGACGCGGGCCGTCTCACCGCGGGCGACCGCAAGGCGATCGAGGAGCTCGCGGCGGCCGCGGAGGCCTACGAGCGGCTCGGCGCGACCAGGGACGCCGGCCGCTGCCGCCATCTGCTGCGGGAACACGGCGCGTGGGCGCCCTCTCAGCGCGGGCGGCGTGGCTACGGACAGGAGCTCTCGCCCCGTGAACTGGAGGTCGCGCGGATGCTTTCCGACGGCCGGACGAACCGGGAGATAGCGGACGGATTGTTCCTTTCCCCGCGTACCGTGGAACAGCACGTCGCCAAGGTCCTGCGGAAACTCGGGGCCCGTTCGCGGACGGACGTGGCCCGCCGGATGACGAATTACGCGCCGGCGGCGGCCGACCGGTAA
- a CDS encoding ESX secretion-associated protein EspG, translated as MAERADFALGTVEATVVGRALGVDARLFPLRVQNTSIDPERYAAIVRKVYTDLEQRRLSVNGELNQAVRTAFALLANHRITVSINGIDGLGQDIAVLALTDGRQALGITQAHGEDLLQFALFSDEELVEVLSGVLPRMRPASTGRRTIVQKEERAVSAMTARRQAEAEFDEEETDAFGNLQFTGVVRARPEAPSPRNDESDVEVLEKVLSGPRLGGGYIIVSGIGRRGERLRSTPLSWLDTEDGRYLVWTETDEASGAVIGHYDPASQSGVANSIRDAIADIY; from the coding sequence ATGGCTGAGCGAGCCGATTTCGCGCTGGGGACGGTCGAGGCGACAGTGGTCGGGCGGGCGCTTGGCGTCGATGCCCGCTTGTTTCCCTTGCGCGTCCAGAACACTTCGATCGACCCGGAGCGCTACGCCGCGATCGTCCGGAAGGTCTATACCGATCTCGAACAGCGCCGCCTGTCGGTCAACGGCGAGCTGAACCAGGCCGTCCGCACCGCGTTCGCGCTGCTGGCGAACCACCGGATCACCGTTTCGATCAACGGTATCGACGGCCTCGGCCAGGACATCGCCGTCCTCGCCCTCACCGACGGCAGGCAGGCGCTCGGCATCACGCAGGCCCACGGCGAAGACCTCCTGCAGTTCGCGCTCTTCTCCGACGAAGAGCTGGTCGAGGTCCTCTCCGGCGTGCTGCCGCGGATGCGCCCCGCGTCGACCGGCCGCCGCACGATCGTGCAGAAGGAGGAGCGCGCCGTCTCCGCGATGACCGCGCGCCGCCAGGCCGAAGCCGAGTTCGACGAGGAGGAGACCGACGCGTTCGGCAACCTCCAGTTCACCGGCGTCGTCCGCGCCCGGCCGGAAGCGCCGTCGCCGCGCAACGACGAGAGCGACGTCGAGGTCTTGGAGAAGGTGCTGTCCGGGCCCCGCCTCGGCGGCGGGTACATCATCGTGAGCGGGATCGGCCGCCGCGGCGAACGGCTCCGGTCCACACCGTTGAGCTGGCTCGACACCGAAGACGGCCGGTACCTGGTCTGGACCGAGACCGACGAAGCCTCCGGTGCCGTGATCGGTCACTACGACCCGGCGAGCCAGTCGGGCGTGGCGAATTCGATCCGGGACGCCATCGCGGACATCTACTGA
- a CDS encoding type VII secretion target: MTASFEVDPDDLTAHASHLEGLVDRLNTAHAATGSAMSSDAYGLLCAFLPPIVNPAGERAAETIKAAVEGIQSTADNVRTAAKSYVDGDKTNAEPFKADFPALDIGGKQ, from the coding sequence GTGACGGCTTCGTTCGAGGTCGATCCGGACGACCTGACCGCGCACGCGAGCCATCTCGAAGGGCTCGTGGACCGGCTGAACACGGCGCACGCCGCGACCGGTTCGGCGATGTCGTCGGACGCGTACGGCCTGCTGTGCGCGTTCCTGCCGCCGATCGTCAACCCGGCGGGCGAACGCGCGGCGGAGACGATCAAGGCGGCCGTGGAAGGGATCCAGTCGACGGCCGACAACGTCCGCACCGCGGCCAAGTCCTATGTAGACGGTGACAAGACCAACGCGGAACCGTTCAAGGCGGACTTCCCGGCCTTGGACATCGGAGGAAAGCAGTGA
- a CDS encoding YbaB/EbfC family nucleoid-associated protein, with translation MTGANELGELMLDPDEAQRKMERWAAGLEEKAQRYAAAQERTEQLRLTASSSDGAVKITVGADGGVTDIEFGNKARTYPLEELSRAILQTMHQAQAGIAGQVAEVMQESLGDEDQETRALMIGTLRSRFPEIEEEEPPAPPPAPPASATDAPPPPQAPRERRHEAPDDEENSPW, from the coding sequence GTGACCGGCGCGAACGAACTCGGCGAGCTCATGCTGGACCCGGACGAGGCCCAGCGCAAAATGGAGCGATGGGCCGCGGGGCTGGAAGAGAAGGCCCAGCGTTACGCGGCCGCCCAGGAGCGGACGGAGCAGCTCCGGCTGACCGCGTCCAGCTCCGACGGCGCCGTGAAGATCACCGTCGGGGCGGACGGCGGCGTGACGGACATCGAGTTCGGGAACAAGGCCAGGACGTACCCGCTGGAGGAACTGTCGCGGGCCATCCTGCAGACCATGCACCAGGCGCAGGCCGGGATCGCGGGCCAGGTCGCCGAGGTCATGCAGGAATCGCTCGGCGACGAGGACCAGGAGACCAGGGCGCTGATGATCGGCACCCTGCGCAGCCGCTTCCCCGAGATCGAGGAGGAAGAGCCACCTGCTCCGCCGCCCGCACCGCCGGCGTCCGCGACCGACGCTCCGCCTCCGCCGCAGGCCCCTCGCGAACGGCGTCACGAAGCGCCGGACGACGAGGAGAACTCGCCCTGGTAA
- a CDS encoding diguanylate cyclase gives MPAVFLVVEGLAAAAAVIALLRSNYETTEFVRFGSLLGLAVLQAELSRSVERLRRTLCDRPHINMTSVWTFAGVLVLPSGLALALGLLIYLHLWLRVWRGMSHRPAYRVVYCAAAIVISCLAAGAIVSGWNGLPAGFAGSLKIVEAAAVFTVANAFIVALSVYLHTGARSLRSLFGTGDDNLLEVTTLVLGTSTALGIVHAPALVPFVLLPVLVLHRSVLVRQLEIAASIDRKTGVLNAHAWHALSERELSSAARAKRKLGVLMLDLDHFKQVNDVYGHLAGDVVLKVVAKTISEHVRDYDSVGRFGGEEFVVLLPGATESEVLPVAERVRRAVMAIEVEVATASGPRVVRGLSVSIGVAVYPSGGTVLERLLHVADSALYQAKNSGRNRVVSLAAA, from the coding sequence GTGCCCGCGGTTTTCCTTGTGGTGGAAGGCCTCGCGGCGGCGGCCGCGGTAATCGCCTTGCTCCGATCGAACTACGAGACTACGGAATTCGTCCGATTTGGATCACTGCTCGGCCTCGCCGTCCTGCAGGCCGAGCTTTCGCGTTCGGTGGAACGGTTGCGCCGCACGCTGTGCGACCGGCCGCATATCAACATGACTTCGGTGTGGACGTTCGCGGGGGTGCTCGTCCTGCCGTCCGGGCTCGCGCTCGCCCTCGGATTGCTCATCTACCTGCATCTTTGGCTCCGGGTGTGGCGGGGGATGAGCCACCGCCCGGCCTACCGCGTCGTGTACTGCGCGGCGGCGATCGTGATCTCCTGCCTGGCCGCGGGGGCCATCGTCTCCGGCTGGAACGGGCTGCCCGCGGGGTTCGCCGGCTCGCTGAAGATCGTCGAGGCGGCGGCCGTGTTCACCGTGGCCAACGCGTTCATCGTGGCGCTCTCGGTCTACCTGCACACCGGGGCCAGGTCCCTGCGGTCGCTGTTCGGCACCGGCGACGACAACCTGCTGGAAGTCACCACCCTGGTGCTCGGCACCTCGACGGCGCTCGGCATCGTGCACGCGCCCGCGCTCGTCCCGTTCGTGCTGCTCCCGGTGCTGGTGCTGCACCGCAGCGTGCTGGTGCGGCAGCTGGAGATCGCGGCGAGCATCGACCGCAAGACCGGCGTCCTGAACGCGCACGCGTGGCACGCGCTGAGCGAACGCGAGCTTTCGTCGGCGGCGAGGGCGAAACGCAAACTCGGCGTGCTGATGCTCGACCTCGACCATTTCAAGCAGGTCAACGACGTCTACGGGCATCTCGCGGGCGACGTCGTGCTCAAGGTCGTCGCGAAGACGATCTCCGAGCACGTACGCGACTACGACTCCGTCGGCCGCTTCGGCGGTGAGGAGTTCGTCGTGCTGCTTCCCGGCGCGACGGAGAGCGAGGTGCTCCCCGTGGCCGAGCGCGTCCGCCGCGCGGTGATGGCGATCGAGGTCGAGGTCGCGACCGCTTCAGGGCCCCGGGTCGTGCGCGGGCTTTCGGTGTCGATCGGCGTCGCGGTGTACCCGTCGGGCGGGACCGTGCTGGAACGGCTGCTGCACGTCGCCGATTCCGCGCTCTACCAGGCGAAGAACAGCGGGCGGAACCGCGTCGTCTCGCTCGCGGCCGCCTGA
- a CDS encoding MFS transporter, producing MEKGDPARSTAFKAAFAVGEFRALWAAEALSQAGDQLARVALSVLVWERTTSAGLTGLTYGLTYLPTLIGGTLFAGLADRYPRRTVMIVCDLLRAAIAALMAVPGVPLPVLAGLLVILTTAGGPFRAAQLALLPDVLEGDRYIAGLAVRTITIQTAQLAGFGGGGLVIGLVTPYWGLVIDAVTFVVSALLVSIGVRRRRPAATESSVKSRVARAFSGEGARELWQGKGIRVLFGLKMLAGFAIAPEGLAAPLAVGLGAGSFAVGLILAADPIGSVIGSWIFTKWVPARRKTRIVGILAIASVVPLVFVFFRPPLPVCLALIALSGAFAAPYHLQAVALMARAVPDGVRAQVMGLTSTSLVTVQGIGIMLAGGLAQLTGPFVAVGVAATVAVVSAGPMAMAWKRAIATGPDVWLPAGSRTG from the coding sequence ATGGAGAAGGGGGATCCCGCTCGGAGCACCGCGTTCAAAGCCGCTTTCGCGGTCGGCGAGTTCCGTGCGTTGTGGGCGGCCGAGGCGCTTTCGCAGGCCGGTGACCAGCTGGCCAGGGTCGCGTTGTCGGTGCTGGTCTGGGAAAGAACGACGTCGGCGGGGCTGACCGGGCTCACCTACGGCCTGACGTATCTGCCGACGCTGATCGGCGGCACCCTGTTCGCCGGATTGGCGGACCGGTATCCGCGACGGACGGTGATGATCGTCTGCGATCTGCTGCGCGCGGCGATCGCGGCGCTGATGGCCGTCCCGGGGGTGCCGTTGCCGGTGCTGGCCGGGCTGCTGGTGATCCTGACGACGGCGGGCGGCCCGTTCCGGGCGGCGCAGCTCGCGTTGCTCCCGGACGTCCTCGAAGGCGACCGGTACATCGCCGGGCTCGCGGTCCGGACGATCACCATCCAAACGGCACAGCTGGCCGGATTCGGCGGTGGCGGACTGGTGATCGGGCTCGTGACGCCCTACTGGGGCCTGGTGATCGACGCGGTGACCTTTGTGGTCTCGGCGTTGCTCGTGTCCATCGGCGTGCGTCGCCGAAGGCCCGCCGCCACGGAATCTTCGGTGAAAAGCCGTGTGGCGCGGGCTTTCAGTGGCGAAGGCGCCAGAGAACTGTGGCAGGGCAAGGGAATCCGGGTGCTCTTCGGGTTGAAGATGCTCGCCGGGTTCGCCATCGCGCCGGAAGGGCTCGCGGCACCGCTCGCCGTCGGGCTGGGGGCGGGCAGTTTCGCGGTCGGTCTTATTCTCGCGGCCGATCCGATCGGCTCGGTAATAGGTTCGTGGATCTTCACGAAATGGGTTCCGGCGCGACGGAAAACGCGAATCGTCGGCATTCTCGCCATCGCATCCGTCGTTCCTCTGGTCTTTGTCTTCTTTCGCCCTCCGTTACCCGTCTGCCTCGCGCTGATCGCGCTCAGCGGGGCCTTCGCGGCGCCGTACCACCTGCAGGCGGTCGCGTTGATGGCCCGCGCGGTGCCGGACGGCGTCCGGGCGCAGGTGATGGGGCTGACCTCGACGAGTTTGGTGACCGTGCAAGGAATCGGGATCATGCTCGCGGGCGGCCTCGCCCAGCTGACCGGTCCGTTCGTGGCCGTCGGGGTGGCCGCGACGGTGGCCGTCGTCTCGGCGGGACCGATGGCGATGGCGTGGAAACGCGCCATCGCCACCGGCCCCGATGTATGGCTCCCGGCCGGGAGCCGAACCGGCTGA
- a CDS encoding glutamine amidotransferase-related protein, giving the protein MTQTARVALVGDRSDGVRSHVRIPTLFERLAERDGLELDAYWIPTDAAGDLTGFDAVWLVPGSPYRSESGAVETVRAARENGIPFLGTCAGFQHALLEFARNVCGLGGIGHAENEPDSAERLIVPLACSLVGHEGAVHLTPDTLAARVLGAARSVERYHCSYGLDARHLDTLAANGVVFSGFDDDGDARIAELPEHPFFLATLFQPELAGDGTRPHPLVRAFALAAVEHASRSIHSVVSVHSGH; this is encoded by the coding sequence ATGACACAGACAGCCCGGGTCGCCCTGGTCGGCGACCGATCGGACGGCGTCCGCTCCCATGTCCGCATCCCGACGCTCTTCGAGCGGCTCGCCGAACGCGACGGCCTCGAACTCGACGCCTATTGGATCCCGACGGACGCCGCCGGGGACCTCACCGGTTTCGACGCCGTCTGGCTGGTGCCCGGCAGTCCTTATCGCTCCGAATCCGGTGCGGTCGAGACCGTGCGTGCCGCGCGTGAGAACGGCATCCCGTTCCTCGGCACGTGCGCCGGTTTCCAGCACGCGCTGCTGGAGTTCGCGCGGAACGTCTGCGGTCTCGGCGGGATCGGGCACGCGGAGAACGAGCCGGATTCGGCCGAGCGGTTGATCGTCCCGCTCGCCTGTTCGCTCGTCGGGCACGAGGGCGCCGTCCACCTCACGCCGGACACCCTGGCCGCACGGGTTCTCGGAGCGGCGCGTTCCGTCGAGCGATACCACTGTTCGTACGGTCTCGACGCCCGGCACCTGGACACCTTGGCGGCGAACGGGGTGGTCTTCAGTGGATTCGACGACGATGGCGACGCGCGGATCGCGGAACTTCCGGAGCACCCGTTCTTCCTGGCGACGCTGTTCCAGCCGGAACTCGCCGGCGACGGGACCCGGCCGCATCCGCTCGTCCGGGCGTTCGCGCTGGCCGCGGTGGAGCACGCGAGCCGGTCGATCCACAGTGTCGTCAGTGTCCATAGTGGACACTGA
- a CDS encoding LysR family transcriptional regulator, with translation METHLLRTFVAVARGGSFSQAARDLGYTQSAISQHIAALEHDLGTELLTRRPVAPTRAGERLLEHAGPLLTRLDAARADLARLTAAPTGRVVLGLTPLSLTAEVATAARRGTELRVLGREDVLTEVATGSLDLGLVDGMTAPSDPLPLPDVGPLTTTVVGERPLAVAVPDGHPMAGRTVRLAELADAAWIDAPDTAIPLARLRKFASTDGFRGRLRYTGTDVRGLLGLVAAGQGLALLPADVITGVSALSLSSPRVVHRTELVHGDPGEGSALAATLTGQRP, from the coding sequence ATGGAGACCCATCTGCTCCGCACCTTCGTGGCGGTGGCCCGCGGCGGCTCGTTCTCGCAAGCGGCTCGCGACCTCGGCTACACGCAATCCGCGATCTCCCAGCACATCGCCGCGCTCGAACACGACCTCGGCACCGAGCTGCTCACCCGGCGTCCTGTCGCCCCGACCCGGGCCGGGGAACGTCTCCTCGAACACGCCGGTCCGCTGCTGACCCGGCTCGACGCCGCCCGAGCGGACCTCGCCCGGCTCACCGCGGCCCCCACCGGACGGGTCGTCCTCGGGCTCACCCCGCTGTCGCTCACCGCCGAAGTCGCCACCGCCGCGCGTCGTGGCACCGAATTGCGTGTCCTGGGCCGTGAAGACGTCCTGACGGAGGTCGCGACGGGATCACTCGACCTCGGCCTCGTCGACGGCATGACCGCGCCGAGCGATCCGCTCCCGCTGCCGGACGTCGGCCCGCTCACCACCACCGTCGTCGGTGAACGCCCGCTCGCGGTCGCGGTACCCGACGGCCATCCGATGGCGGGGCGGACGGTCCGGCTCGCCGAACTCGCCGACGCGGCGTGGATCGACGCGCCGGATACGGCGATTCCCTTGGCACGCTTGAGAAAGTTCGCCTCGACCGACGGATTCCGCGGCCGGCTGCGCTATACCGGGACCGACGTCCGCGGGCTGCTCGGCCTGGTCGCCGCCGGTCAGGGGCTGGCCCTGCTCCCGGCAGACGTGATCACCGGCGTGAGCGCGCTTTCCCTGTCCTCACCGCGGGTGGTGCACCGCACCGAACTCGTGCACGGCGATCCCGGCGAGGGCTCCGCGCTGGCCGCCACACTGACCGGTCAGCGGCCGTAA
- a CDS encoding SDR family oxidoreductase, with amino-acid sequence MKSFTDKVVVITGAGSGIGRALAIELAGRGARLALSDVDVVRAAGTVAECEKAGATAKAYELDVADRDAVLAHAEEVAVDFGGANVVVNNAGVALGATVEEMTWDDYDWLMGINLGGVVNGTKAFLPQVIASGDGHIVNLSSVFGFIGVPTQSAYNAAKFAVRGFTEALRQEMLIARHPVKVSCVHPGGIKTNIARDARGGVERDIDKAAEGFEKIARTTPEKAAQTIVRGIERGTARILIGPDAYAIDAIPRVLGSFYQRPLALLGRWGMRNL; translated from the coding sequence ATGAAGTCGTTCACGGACAAGGTCGTGGTGATCACGGGCGCGGGCTCGGGAATCGGCAGGGCGCTCGCGATCGAGCTGGCGGGGCGGGGCGCCCGGCTGGCGCTCTCCGACGTCGACGTCGTCCGTGCGGCGGGCACCGTCGCGGAATGCGAGAAGGCGGGCGCGACCGCGAAGGCGTACGAGCTCGACGTCGCCGACCGTGACGCCGTTCTCGCGCACGCCGAGGAGGTCGCCGTCGATTTCGGTGGTGCCAACGTCGTGGTGAACAACGCCGGGGTCGCGCTCGGCGCCACGGTCGAGGAAATGACCTGGGACGACTACGACTGGCTGATGGGGATCAATCTCGGTGGTGTGGTCAACGGCACGAAAGCGTTTCTGCCCCAGGTGATCGCTTCGGGTGACGGGCACATCGTCAACCTTTCGAGTGTGTTCGGTTTCATCGGCGTGCCCACACAGAGCGCTTACAACGCCGCGAAATTCGCGGTGCGCGGGTTCACCGAGGCGCTGCGGCAGGAAATGCTGATCGCCCGGCATCCGGTCAAGGTCAGCTGCGTGCATCCCGGTGGTATCAAGACGAATATCGCCCGTGACGCGCGGGGCGGCGTCGAGCGGGACATCGACAAAGCCGCCGAGGGCTTCGAAAAGATCGCGAGGACGACGCCGGAGAAGGCCGCGCAGACCATCGTCCGTGGTATCGAACGGGGGACGGCGCGGATCCTGATCGGTCCGGACGCGTACGCCATCGACGCGATTCCCCGCGTGCTCGGCTCCTTTTACCAGCGGCCGCTGGCGCTGTTGGGGCGCTGGGGAATGCGGAATCTCTGA